Proteins from a genomic interval of Cheilinus undulatus linkage group 15, ASM1832078v1, whole genome shotgun sequence:
- the popdc2 gene encoding popeye domain-containing 2, which produces MSAENSTLLDSLFFPPLCDGWTNNTEGAIYHLGNTMVFLGYMGGSGAYGCLFIFGFLVPAFVCLSVWGWITMCGLDVYTWNLLLLLVCLGQICHLLYRLQQEGIPSEELSSLYQGVYLPLGVPVQVFKDIAGAFENRVVELKAGETYAVEGKTPIDQLSFLLSGRINVSLEGQFLHYIHRHQFLDSPEWESIRPNEEGKFQVTLTAEEDSRYISWRRRRLYMLISKERYIARLFSVMLGYDIAEKLYNLNNKLYIKSGVLLDIRLPSLYHVLAPSSQGSEGGSGSDAGFTKEQPGVDPAPAYETLDQPQGPRKTSQDEIKAPQHPWVSDPDLPSGGDGDRNVPPRFQRGRAPLAPTDTPKL; this is translated from the exons ATGAGTGCAGAAAACTCGACTCTTCTGGACAGCTTGTTCTTCCCACCTCTCTGTGATGGCTGGACCAACAACACAGAAGGAGCCATATACCACTTGGGAAACACCATGGTCTTCCTGGGTTACATGGGGGGCAGTGGGGCCTATGGGTGCCTCTTCATCTTCGGCTTCCTGGTTCCAGCCTTCGTGTGCCTGTCGGTGTGGGGTTGGATCACCATGTGTGGCCTGGACGTCTACACCTGgaacctgctgctgctgctggtctgCCTGGGTCAGATCTGCCACCTCCTCTACCGGTTGCAACAGGAGGGCATACCCAGTGAGGAGCTGTCTTCCCTCTACCAGGGAGTCTACCTGCCGCTGGGTGTGCCTGTCCAGGTGTTCAAGGACATCGCAGGAGCTTTTGAGAACAGGGTGGTGGAACTGAAGGCGGGAGAGACGTACGCAGTGGAGGGAAAGACGCCCATCGACCAGCTCTCCTTTCTGCTGTCTGGGAG gATCAATGTATCTCTGGAGGGTCAGTTCCTGCACTACATCCATCGCCACCAGTTCCTGGACTCTCCAGAGTGGGAGTCTATCAGACCAAACGAGGAGGGGAAGTTTCAG GTGACTCTCACAGCAGAAGAAGACTCTCGCTACATCTCATGGCGCCGCCGTCGTCTCTACATGCTGATATCAAAAGAGCGCTACATCGCCCGTCTTTTTTCGGTCATGCTGGGTTACGACATCGCGGAGAAGCTCTACAACCTCAACAACAAGCTGTACATCAAGAGCGGTGTGCTGCTGGACATCCGCCTGCCCAGTCTCTACCATGTCTTGGCCCCCTCCTCGCAGGGCAGCGAGGGTGGCAGCGGAAGTGACGCGGGTTTTACCAAGGAGCAGCCGGGTGTTGATCCAGCACCGGCCTATGAGACGTTGGATCAGCCTCAGGGACCAAGAAAGACCTCCCAGGACGAGATCAAGGCCCCCCAGCACCCATGGGTGTCAGACCCGGACCTGCCCTCTG
- the LOC121522251 gene encoding cytochrome c oxidase copper chaperone, protein MSTLSAASVESAALPESTEKKPLKPCCACPETKKVRDACIIEKGEENCTALINAHKDCMRALGFKI, encoded by the exons ATGTCGACCCTGTCTGCTGCCAGCGTGGAGTCCGCTGCTCTGCCTGAGAGCACTGAGAAGAAGCCACTGAAGCCATGCTGCGCCTGTCCAGAGACAAAGAAAGTCAGGGATGCCTG CATCATTGAGAAGGGAGAAGAGAACTGCACAGCACTGATCAACGCACACAAAGACTGCATGCGGGCGCTTGGGTTCAAGATTTAA